One Paenibacillus sp. FSL W8-0186 genomic window carries:
- a CDS encoding MauE/DoxX family redox-associated membrane protein, which translates to MIIYFQVFISLLLFVSSITKIFNLTSFQKTIDQLEPIKMVKQLGAMTVIIIELIIGITILFKELLIFALILLFLLLLSFLWAAVRAMSLHRLIDCNCFGGVTNESLGWGTILKVVALALCGAVLLLSSTTLNIWNYPLKDILGSLYFSISILTLYSLINITIKLFESVILYQE; encoded by the coding sequence ATGATTATTTATTTTCAAGTTTTTATTTCGTTATTATTGTTTGTTTCTTCTATTACAAAAATTTTTAACTTAACTTCATTTCAGAAAACCATAGATCAGTTAGAGCCAATAAAAATGGTCAAACAACTGGGAGCAATGACAGTTATCATCATTGAACTAATTATTGGCATAACCATTCTGTTTAAAGAGTTATTGATATTTGCCCTGATATTATTATTCCTGTTATTGCTGTCATTTTTGTGGGCTGCGGTTAGGGCCATGAGTTTACATAGGTTAATTGATTGCAATTGTTTTGGGGGGGTAACCAATGAATCACTAGGTTGGGGAACGATATTAAAAGTTGTTGCTCTTGCCTTATGCGGGGCGGTACTGCTTTTATCAAGTACTACATTAAATATATGGAACTATCCGTTGAAGGATATTCTAGGTTCTTTATATTTTTCGATTTCAATACTTACATTATACAGTTTAATAAATATTACTATAAAGCTATTTGAAAGCGTTATCTTATATCAGGAGTAA
- a CDS encoding ABC transporter ATP-binding protein — translation MMLNDKELQSTGTDKIRKYKLTLQYIKRMLLIVWSIDPFLLCTTLLLRISQALIPVLQTWLTLQLVNQITLLLEKGSPYILNPLSTLLLQLLVFMASAGIKACDRYVLSKLRIRTQYHFDQLIAEKSSKIPLIHMESSDYYDHFYRISGNSVRVINLIDNVFSILQNTVMLFSMLILMAAVHWGLALGVLLLIIPSLIVNITIGNLRYRQMLEQTPVERKTGYLLDLLSSRLTAKELRSFNLSKYFIDRWSKLFWKNGYEKLYLEKKTSVSVFVVDAFGILVTGTVMILLIWLGALGKLTMGAYVAMTQTLTTVQRGLEDIAFRMAAIYEDSLFSNPLFTFLELPEEDHDGRVFSFPNQILKGIQVRNLSFKYPKQNVKALEDVNIHINQGEKIAIVGENGSGKTTLIKCLLGLYPATEGEILIDDIDIRQINLTELRNHITVLYQDFVQYQFSAEENIGVGRVDKMMDKEMIFRAAEKGGALDFIKDLKLGFDTQLGPYFSGGVELSLGQWQKMAISRAFFRDAPIVILDEPTAALDPLAEAAIFDQFMTLSKGKTAIFISHRLGSCRNADRIIVMKEGKIVESGNHNELIHLQGEYHRMFQAQSKWYVQEEKAEFSGEFR, via the coding sequence ATGATGCTAAACGATAAGGAGTTACAAAGTACGGGGACTGATAAAATCAGAAAATATAAGTTAACACTGCAATACATAAAAAGAATGCTTCTCATTGTTTGGTCCATCGATCCATTCCTACTGTGTACAACTCTCTTATTAAGGATCTCTCAGGCGCTTATTCCGGTATTGCAGACATGGTTAACTCTTCAGTTGGTAAACCAAATTACTTTGTTGCTAGAAAAAGGATCTCCTTATATATTAAATCCTCTTAGCACATTATTGTTACAGTTGTTAGTATTTATGGCTTCCGCCGGAATTAAAGCATGTGATCGATACGTCCTATCTAAATTAAGAATTAGAACCCAATATCATTTTGATCAACTAATAGCTGAAAAATCGTCTAAAATACCGCTAATTCATATGGAGAGTTCAGATTACTACGATCACTTTTATCGAATTTCAGGGAATTCAGTTAGAGTAATTAATCTTATTGATAATGTATTTTCTATTTTACAGAACACGGTTATGTTATTCAGTATGTTAATTTTAATGGCCGCTGTTCATTGGGGGCTTGCATTAGGAGTATTGTTATTGATTATTCCTTCTCTAATTGTGAATATTACAATAGGGAATTTAAGATATCGGCAAATGTTAGAGCAGACACCCGTCGAAAGGAAAACGGGATATTTACTAGATTTGTTAAGCTCTAGGCTAACAGCGAAGGAATTGCGAAGTTTTAATCTATCTAAATATTTTATAGACAGATGGAGTAAATTATTTTGGAAAAATGGATATGAAAAATTATATTTGGAAAAGAAAACATCGGTATCTGTTTTTGTTGTAGATGCATTTGGAATATTAGTAACAGGAACAGTAATGATATTACTTATTTGGTTAGGAGCTTTAGGGAAGTTAACTATGGGAGCATATGTAGCAATGACCCAGACACTAACCACTGTACAACGGGGACTAGAAGATATTGCTTTTAGAATGGCAGCCATTTACGAAGATTCTTTATTCTCGAACCCTTTGTTCACTTTTTTGGAACTTCCAGAGGAAGATCATGATGGAAGAGTGTTTTCTTTTCCAAATCAAATACTTAAGGGTATTCAAGTCAGAAACCTATCATTTAAGTATCCTAAACAGAATGTAAAGGCATTAGAAGATGTAAATATTCATATTAATCAAGGAGAGAAAATAGCAATTGTCGGTGAGAATGGCAGTGGCAAAACAACGTTAATAAAATGTTTGCTTGGATTATATCCAGCGACAGAGGGAGAAATATTAATTGATGATATTGATATCCGGCAAATAAACTTAACTGAGCTGCGAAATCATATCACGGTTCTGTATCAAGATTTTGTTCAATACCAATTTAGTGCGGAGGAAAATATTGGGGTTGGGAGAGTCGATAAAATGATGGATAAGGAGATGATATTTCGAGCGGCTGAAAAAGGAGGGGCGCTTGATTTCATTAAGGATTTAAAATTAGGTTTTGATACTCAATTAGGACCCTATTTCTCAGGAGGAGTGGAGTTATCTTTAGGACAATGGCAAAAGATGGCGATAAGCCGGGCTTTTTTTCGTGACGCTCCAATTGTAATTTTGGATGAACCTACTGCTGCCCTAGATCCATTGGCTGAAGCTGCAATATTTGATCAGTTCATGACACTATCTAAAGGAAAAACAGCTATTTTTATTTCTCATCGTCTAGGCAGTTGCCGAAATGCTGATCGAATTATTGTTATGAAAGAAGGGAAAATTGTTGAATCTGGTAACCATAATGAGTTGATTCATTTGCAAGGAGAATATCACAGGATGTTTCAGGCTCAATCCAAGTGGTATGTTCAGGAGGAAAAGGCGGAGTTTAGCGGGGAATTTCGATAA
- a CDS encoding ATP-binding cassette domain-containing protein, with the protein MSIHELKTYPTVLSVNQVSKKIGGKLLVNRLSFDIHKGEIVGLLGPNGAGKTTTIRIIVGLISMSEGDIFVMDKSIRRNFTEAIAHIGGIIENPEFYRHMSGYDNLKQYQRMAEGITEERIMEVAKLVGLEQALHKRVKAYSLGMRQRLGIAQALLHRPSILILDEPTNGLDPAGIREMRDYLKQIARDEGIAILVSSHLLSEMELMCSRVIVIQQGELVTVRSLEEHQSETEYAKLKLRVDDAVRAKERLQRMEEVIITGIAPESKEIAVTVRERYIPRMVQALGEERIGLYRMEESRESLEDEFLKWTGGNYIA; encoded by the coding sequence ATGAGCATACACGAACTAAAGACATATCCTACGGTGCTTTCGGTGAACCAGGTGAGCAAGAAAATCGGAGGCAAGCTGCTCGTGAATCGGCTGTCCTTCGATATTCATAAAGGGGAAATCGTCGGGCTGCTGGGTCCTAACGGAGCAGGCAAGACGACGACGATTCGGATAATCGTCGGGTTAATTTCCATGAGCGAGGGCGATATTTTTGTCATGGATAAGAGCATTCGCCGGAATTTCACCGAGGCGATTGCCCATATCGGCGGGATCATTGAGAATCCGGAGTTCTACCGGCATATGAGCGGCTATGATAATTTGAAGCAGTATCAGCGGATGGCGGAGGGGATTACCGAGGAACGGATCATGGAAGTGGCGAAGCTCGTGGGGCTCGAGCAGGCGCTGCATAAGAGGGTAAAGGCATACTCGCTCGGCATGCGCCAGCGGCTTGGCATTGCGCAGGCGCTGCTGCACCGGCCTTCGATCCTTATCTTGGATGAGCCGACGAACGGCCTGGATCCGGCAGGCATTCGGGAAATGCGGGATTATTTGAAGCAAATCGCCCGGGATGAGGGGATCGCGATTCTGGTCTCCAGCCATTTGCTGTCGGAGATGGAGCTGATGTGCAGCCGGGTCATTGTCATCCAGCAGGGCGAGCTCGTGACGGTGCGAAGCCTGGAAGAGCACCAAAGTGAAACAGAGTACGCCAAACTGAAGCTCCGGGTTGATGATGCCGTGCGGGCTAAGGAAAGACTGCAGCGGATGGAGGAAGTTATTATCACTGGCATAGCGCCTGAGAGCAAGGAAATCGCGGTTACCGTTCGGGAACGTTATATACCTCGCATGGTACAGGCACTAGGCGAGGAGCGGATCGGGCTGTACCGCATGGAAGAGAGCCGGGAATCGCTGGAAGACGAATTCCTTAAATGGACGGGAGGAAATTACATTGCGTAG
- a CDS encoding ABC transporter permease: protein MRSFGKLVWNEWLKMFKKRSFFVPYAIIAAFIIFLAYMTQFMGGLQSVLTAPQFAQAVISKNGLGQFLVMLSIICTAGAVSKEFSGGTIKLLLIRSVSRSKILASKYAIVLLYSLSLTLFALIVGLVTGSVMFGFSDMAGFGNLLSATLYHAVYMAIYVTAAFMFGTLTRSSGATIGIGMTLLMLEGLVVALLSKYSFVKYLLFTNADLSVYANGRPPFEGMTMAFSLIVLAVYMFLFLGASFVTFKKRDVA, encoded by the coding sequence TTGCGTAGTTTTGGTAAATTAGTGTGGAATGAATGGCTCAAAATGTTCAAGAAGCGCAGCTTCTTCGTGCCATATGCGATTATAGCAGCCTTCATTATTTTCTTGGCTTATATGACGCAATTTATGGGCGGGCTGCAAAGCGTCCTGACGGCTCCGCAGTTTGCGCAGGCGGTTATCTCGAAGAATGGACTTGGACAATTCCTTGTGATGCTGAGCATCATCTGCACGGCGGGCGCCGTCTCCAAGGAATTCAGCGGCGGAACGATCAAGCTGCTGTTGATCCGTTCGGTAAGCCGCAGCAAGATTCTGGCTTCCAAGTATGCGATTGTACTGCTGTATTCATTATCGCTAACCCTGTTTGCACTAATCGTCGGCCTGGTCACTGGCAGCGTGATGTTCGGCTTCTCAGACATGGCCGGGTTCGGCAATCTGCTTAGCGCCACTCTGTACCATGCTGTATACATGGCCATTTATGTGACCGCCGCGTTTATGTTCGGGACGCTAACCCGGTCGAGCGGAGCGACGATTGGCATCGGCATGACGCTGCTAATGCTGGAAGGGCTCGTCGTTGCCCTGCTGTCCAAATATTCATTCGTGAAATATCTGCTGTTCACGAATGCCGATTTATCGGTATATGCAAATGGCCGGCCGCCATTTGAGGGGATGACTATGGCTTTTTCGCTCATCGTATTGGCTGTTTACATGTTCTTGTTTCTCGGGGCCAGCTTTGTTACGTTTAAGAAGCGTGATGTCGCCTAA
- a CDS encoding GntR family transcriptional regulator — MSIEFDNNLPIYLQIMDYIKREIVTGKLKAGDKIPSVRELAVELQINPNTVQRTFQELEREAIVETRRGLGRYVTSEESKIMRIKKEMAGDLLERFIHGMQELGFSSEDIAAIVTEAVQGEASELQRSND, encoded by the coding sequence GTGAGTATTGAATTTGATAATAACTTGCCGATTTATTTGCAGATCATGGATTATATCAAAAGAGAAATTGTGACGGGCAAGCTGAAGGCGGGAGACAAAATTCCGTCGGTCCGCGAGCTTGCTGTGGAGCTGCAAATCAATCCGAATACCGTGCAGCGGACGTTCCAGGAGCTGGAGCGGGAAGCGATTGTAGAGACTAGAAGAGGGTTAGGAAGATACGTGACAAGTGAGGAATCGAAAATTATGAGGATCAAAAAGGAAATGGCCGGAGATTTACTGGAACGATTCATCCACGGGATGCAGGAGCTCGGATTCTCAAGCGAGGATATCGCTGCGATCGTAACTGAAGCGGTTCAAGGCGAGGCCAGCGAACTACAACGTTCAAACGATTGA
- a CDS encoding ABC transporter ATP-binding protein has translation MENILEFQSVSKSYGSKKALHEVSFTVGAGKIVGLLGTNGSGKSTIMKVAAGLIQPSQGTAAVLGTPVGLKTKSDVSFMPDQPLTESWMKVRDAVRFYQDFYHDFDEEKARRMLDFMNLNEKERITSLSKGMNERLHLTLTLSRNAKLYLLDEPIGGVDPVARDKILDAIVEFYNEDSSLLISTHLVRDIERIFDEVIFIREGEVVMQQEVEELRMKYGKSVDDMFKEVYA, from the coding sequence ATGGAAAATATACTGGAATTTCAAAGTGTATCCAAATCCTATGGTTCCAAAAAAGCATTGCACGAGGTGTCATTCACCGTTGGGGCTGGTAAAATCGTAGGCCTCTTGGGAACGAACGGCAGCGGCAAAAGCACGATCATGAAAGTTGCGGCCGGTCTGATCCAGCCGTCGCAGGGAACGGCTGCAGTTCTTGGGACTCCCGTCGGTCTGAAGACGAAATCGGACGTGTCCTTTATGCCGGATCAGCCGTTGACGGAATCCTGGATGAAGGTCCGTGATGCAGTAAGGTTTTACCAGGATTTCTATCATGATTTTGACGAAGAGAAGGCGCGCCGGATGCTCGACTTCATGAACCTGAATGAAAAGGAGCGAATCACCTCCTTGTCCAAAGGGATGAACGAGCGGCTGCATCTGACCTTGACTTTATCTAGAAATGCCAAGCTGTACTTACTGGATGAGCCGATCGGCGGGGTAGATCCGGTAGCCCGGGATAAAATTCTCGATGCAATCGTGGAATTCTATAACGAAGACAGCAGTCTGCTGATCTCTACCCATCTCGTGCGGGATATTGAACGGATTTTTGATGAAGTGATTTTCATCCGCGAGGGTGAAGTCGTGATGCAGCAGGAGGTAGAAGAGCTGCGGATGAAGTATGGAAAAAGCGTGGATGACATGTTCAAAGAGGTGTATGCGTAA
- a CDS encoding alpha/beta fold hydrolase, translating to MERQIVINHGEEKITASIHYPGETVKREGRCKDRVPLIIICHGFVGSRIGVDRLFVKAARELASEGNLVVRFDYIGCGESSGEYGQEGIDSMIAQTRTVLDYGLSCGDIDPTRVILIGHSLGGAIALLTAVRDRRVKKLILWSSVGYPFNDIVKITGRNVYDEAQEKGVADYLGYGFTPVFFDSLGTYQPFQEAIKFSGDVLVVHGTSDDAIPVDYAFLFQKVFWMRPEGRCDKEIIFQADHTYSSGEHRSQLLLKTKEWLNQLEAVQSDWQHWMI from the coding sequence ATGGAACGGCAAATCGTGATTAACCATGGAGAAGAGAAAATAACGGCCAGTATTCATTACCCAGGCGAGACGGTTAAGAGAGAGGGGCGCTGCAAGGACCGCGTGCCGCTGATCATCATCTGCCATGGATTCGTCGGCAGCCGGATTGGCGTGGACCGCTTGTTCGTAAAGGCGGCCCGTGAGCTCGCTTCCGAGGGCAATCTAGTTGTCCGGTTCGATTATATCGGCTGCGGAGAGAGCAGCGGAGAGTACGGACAGGAAGGCATCGACTCCATGATCGCCCAGACGCGCACGGTTCTGGATTACGGATTGAGCTGCGGGGACATTGATCCCACGCGGGTCATTCTTATCGGGCACAGCCTCGGAGGCGCAATCGCACTTCTTACCGCCGTACGGGACCGCCGTGTCAAGAAGCTTATTCTGTGGTCTTCTGTCGGCTATCCTTTCAATGACATCGTTAAAATTACGGGCCGGAACGTCTACGATGAAGCGCAGGAGAAAGGTGTCGCCGATTATCTCGGTTACGGATTCACTCCGGTGTTCTTTGACTCGCTTGGCACCTATCAGCCGTTCCAGGAAGCGATTAAGTTTAGCGGGGACGTGCTTGTTGTTCACGGCACTTCAGATGATGCAATCCCTGTCGATTATGCGTTCCTGTTCCAGAAGGTATTCTGGATGCGTCCGGAAGGCCGCTGCGATAAGGAAATTATTTTTCAGGCTGACCACACCTACTCCTCTGGCGAGCATCGCAGTCAATTGCTGCTGAAGACGAAGGAGTGGCTGAATCAGCTGGAAGCTGTTCAGAGCGACTGGCAGCACTGGATGATATAG
- a CDS encoding DUF3048 domain-containing protein, with product MKRSKHALLLLLLSSLFIIPACGQGKAAVIGGGQIEDIPVQMEEPVVEEPPVVFKAPLTGLPVEEPITRRPFAVMINNAPAARPQSGLGQADIVYEVLAEGGVTRMIAIYQSGDEATRIGPVRSIRPYMIDLGESHHAVTVHAGASNDAFAILQQQRKEDLDEITNAGVYFWRDKSRKAPHNLYTNLEQLLEGAVKRGYATEQEEAVPTYPFRNEEDPGEGLPAGQVEVKFQLNNYRVTYEYDSGTKLYKRFINDAPHNDLDTDTQLTAANVVIMGADHKVLDDVGRLAVNLETGGEAVIFQRGNMIRGQWIRKSGDIIRFVKDNAEIPFYPGITYINVVPNEPGFDSRFTAE from the coding sequence TTGAAACGATCAAAGCATGCGCTGCTGCTCTTATTGTTGTCTAGCTTATTTATTATACCTGCTTGCGGGCAAGGGAAAGCTGCCGTCATAGGCGGGGGCCAGATAGAGGACATCCCTGTGCAAATGGAGGAGCCGGTTGTAGAGGAACCGCCCGTAGTCTTTAAGGCGCCGCTGACCGGCCTGCCGGTAGAAGAGCCGATTACCCGGAGGCCGTTCGCAGTAATGATTAATAACGCCCCGGCCGCCAGGCCGCAATCCGGCTTGGGACAAGCGGATATCGTGTATGAAGTTCTGGCGGAGGGCGGGGTGACCCGGATGATCGCCATTTATCAAAGCGGTGACGAGGCAACCCGAATCGGGCCGGTGCGCAGCATACGCCCTTATATGATTGATCTTGGTGAAAGCCATCACGCCGTGACTGTCCATGCGGGAGCCAGTAATGACGCGTTTGCCATACTTCAGCAGCAGCGCAAGGAGGATCTCGACGAAATTACGAATGCTGGTGTATATTTCTGGCGGGATAAATCGCGGAAGGCGCCTCATAACCTGTATACCAATTTGGAGCAGCTGCTGGAGGGAGCGGTTAAACGGGGTTATGCAACCGAGCAAGAGGAGGCAGTTCCGACCTATCCATTCCGCAATGAAGAGGACCCGGGAGAAGGATTACCGGCCGGGCAGGTCGAGGTTAAATTTCAACTTAATAATTATCGGGTAACTTATGAATATGACTCCGGTACGAAGCTGTACAAACGATTCATTAACGATGCGCCGCATAACGATCTCGATACAGACACCCAGCTGACTGCGGCCAACGTCGTCATTATGGGAGCAGACCATAAAGTGCTGGACGATGTCGGACGATTGGCTGTTAACCTGGAAACGGGCGGAGAAGCGGTTATTTTTCAGCGCGGGAACATGATTCGCGGCCAGTGGATACGGAAGTCTGGCGATATTATCCGTTTTGTGAAGGATAATGCGGAGATTCCATTTTACCCTGGGATTACATACATTAACGTTGTGCCAAATGAGCCGGGATTTGACAGTCGTTTTACAGCTGAATGA
- a CDS encoding DUF47 family protein, which produces MRAKKKDIFFQTLENMADTIVHSADYFAQQVSELKDVEQFAKQMKEFESKCDGFTHTIIVELNKTFITPIERDDIMNLTTTLDDVIDGLEATTSRFFMYHLSEPDEHIVQFAEILRTSAYEIQKAVHLLSQKKLLAIREHTIRLNDLENQGDELLRICINELFAKVTDPIVLIKKKEIYERLETTTDACEHVANMLESIIMRNS; this is translated from the coding sequence ATGCGAGCGAAAAAGAAGGATATCTTTTTCCAGACGTTAGAAAATATGGCGGATACGATCGTGCATTCGGCGGATTATTTCGCCCAGCAGGTATCGGAGCTTAAGGATGTAGAGCAATTCGCAAAGCAAATGAAGGAATTTGAGTCGAAATGTGACGGTTTTACGCACACGATTATTGTCGAACTGAACAAAACGTTTATTACACCGATTGAACGTGATGACATCATGAACCTGACGACGACGCTCGACGATGTGATAGATGGACTGGAGGCAACGACCTCCCGCTTCTTCATGTATCATTTGAGCGAGCCGGACGAGCATATTGTTCAATTTGCGGAAATACTGCGTACCTCTGCTTATGAAATTCAAAAGGCAGTACATTTGCTATCCCAGAAAAAACTGCTTGCGATTCGCGAGCATACGATTCGACTGAACGATCTCGAGAACCAGGGGGACGAGCTGCTGCGTATTTGCATTAACGAGCTGTTCGCCAAGGTAACGGATCCGATCGTTCTGATCAAGAAGAAGGAAATTTATGAACGTCTCGAGACGACAACGGATGCGTGCGAGCACGTTGCCAATATGCTGGAATCCATTATCATGCGCAATTCATAA
- a CDS encoding inorganic phosphate transporter, with protein sequence MDTSLIIILIVIFLALAFDFINGFHDTANAIATSVSTRALKPRTAIMLAAVMNFVGAMMFTGVAKTIGGSVADPAKLDNGLEILVATLLAAIIWNLVTWWFGIPSSSSHALIGALAGAVFVGAGSENLNWSGFTTIIEGLIFSPLIAFAIGYVVMMVLKWVFAKRSPHTVNKGFRSMQVITAAIQAFTHGTNDAQKAMGIITFALVTANYQDNMDVPLWVKIAAATAMALGTSIGGWKIIKTMGTKIFKIEPINGFAADLSAASVIFGATLFHLPVSTTHAITSAILGVGSAKRFSAVKWGVAGRIVVAWVITIPIVAVLAGLIYIILF encoded by the coding sequence ATGGATACGAGTTTAATCATCATACTGATTGTCATCTTTCTGGCGCTGGCCTTCGACTTCATCAACGGCTTTCATGATACTGCCAATGCGATTGCGACCTCGGTATCGACGCGCGCGTTAAAGCCGCGTACCGCGATCATGCTTGCCGCTGTCATGAACTTTGTCGGAGCCATGATGTTCACGGGCGTCGCGAAGACGATCGGCGGCAGTGTAGCCGACCCAGCCAAGCTGGATAACGGTCTGGAGATCCTTGTCGCAACATTGCTCGCCGCGATTATATGGAATTTGGTTACCTGGTGGTTCGGTATCCCTTCCTCATCTTCGCATGCTTTGATCGGTGCCCTGGCCGGGGCGGTATTTGTCGGCGCCGGCTCCGAGAACCTGAACTGGAGCGGGTTTACGACAATTATTGAAGGACTTATATTTTCTCCGCTGATTGCCTTTGCTATCGGTTATGTCGTGATGATGGTCCTGAAATGGGTGTTTGCAAAGCGCAGCCCGCATACGGTCAATAAGGGGTTCCGCTCGATGCAGGTCATTACGGCGGCCATTCAAGCGTTCACACATGGTACCAACGACGCTCAGAAGGCGATGGGGATTATCACCTTCGCCCTTGTCACAGCCAATTATCAGGATAATATGGACGTTCCTTTATGGGTTAAGATCGCGGCAGCAACAGCGATGGCACTAGGCACTTCGATCGGCGGCTGGAAGATCATCAAGACGATGGGGACAAAAATATTCAAAATCGAGCCTATCAACGGGTTCGCGGCCGATCTGTCGGCGGCATCGGTTATTTTTGGCGCCACGTTATTCCATTTGCCGGTGAGTACAACGCATGCCATCACGTCCGCGATCCTTGGCGTAGGATCGGCCAAACGCTTCTCCGCCGTCAAATGGGGAGTTGCCGGACGAATCGTCGTCGCTTGGGTGATTACGATTCCGATTGTAGCCGTCCTGGCCGGATTAATATATATCATACTGTTCTAG
- the corA gene encoding magnesium/cobalt transporter CorA produces the protein MLRIMGVTRDHKVKADLSLEDVRIGHYIWCWVDFNEPSEEESELLASFFEFHPLAIEDCLHVLQRPKLDYYEDYQFLVLHAMNPDTLSTVEVDLFIGSSYLVSYHKKPLNEVDQAWENMLNGTRNRKIWSQGPYAAAYMIIDSLVDNYFPCVYSIEDDLDELEKLGGRESVEVLLNQVFALRSRLLKLRRTIVPMRDLMYRVLNSQHIQGEKEPRVHFSDIYDHLLKLSEMIDSNREMTADLRDSYISLNSNRMNGIMKTLTVITTVFMPLTLIAGIYGMNFVNMPELEWDYGYYGVLTLMGVLSIWMILSFMRRGWFK, from the coding sequence ATGCTGCGAATTATGGGCGTTACGCGGGATCATAAAGTAAAGGCGGATCTATCGCTGGAAGATGTCCGCATAGGACACTATATTTGGTGCTGGGTGGATTTCAATGAACCGTCGGAAGAGGAGTCAGAGCTGCTTGCTTCCTTCTTTGAATTCCATCCTCTGGCTATTGAAGATTGCCTGCACGTCCTGCAGCGGCCGAAGCTGGATTATTATGAGGATTATCAATTTCTCGTTCTGCACGCGATGAATCCGGACACCTTGAGCACGGTAGAGGTCGATTTGTTCATCGGCAGCAGCTACCTCGTGTCTTACCACAAGAAGCCGCTAAACGAGGTAGATCAGGCGTGGGAGAACATGCTGAACGGGACGCGTAACCGCAAAATCTGGTCCCAGGGGCCTTATGCCGCCGCTTACATGATCATCGACAGCCTGGTGGATAATTATTTTCCGTGTGTATATTCCATTGAGGACGATCTGGATGAACTGGAAAAGCTGGGGGGGCGTGAATCGGTGGAGGTTCTGCTGAATCAAGTGTTTGCGCTGCGGAGCCGTCTGCTCAAGCTGCGGCGCACGATCGTACCGATGCGGGATTTGATGTACCGCGTTCTGAACTCCCAGCATATCCAGGGGGAGAAGGAGCCGAGAGTGCACTTCTCGGATATCTATGATCATCTGCTGAAGCTGTCGGAAATGATTGACAGCAACCGTGAGATGACGGCTGATTTGAGGGATTCCTATATTTCGCTCAATTCCAACCGGATGAACGGCATCATGAAGACGCTGACGGTTATTACGACTGTGTTCATGCCGCTTACGCTGATAGCGGGGATTTACGGGATGAACTTCGTGAACATGCCTGAGCTGGAGTGGGACTATGGCTATTATGGCGTGCTTACCCTAATGGGCGTACTCAGCATCTGGATGATTCTAAGCTTCATGCGGCGGGGCTGGTTCAAGTGA
- the galU gene encoding UTP--glucose-1-phosphate uridylyltransferase GalU, which translates to MKIRKAIIPAAGFGTRLLPVTKAIPKEMLPIIDKPTIQFIIEETAAAGIEEILIVTGKGKKVIEDHFDSAHELEYFLEQKGKFEELRKVREFAGLADIHYIRQSEPKGLGHAIHVGRKFVGREPFAVLLGDTFFESEPPALKQLIEGFDRFQTSILGVQTVPEDKVSKYGIVDAKPLMDAFAYVTQLIEKPQTGAAPSRLAMVGRYILTPSIFDILENQPPGVGGEIQLTDALNRLLTKEAVYTCEINGRWHDVGDPLGYLKAILAITRHRGDLKNDLQEEINRLLQVDNDIPSSEQ; encoded by the coding sequence TTGAAGATTCGTAAGGCGATCATACCAGCAGCAGGCTTCGGAACACGGCTTCTTCCAGTAACCAAAGCAATCCCCAAGGAAATGCTTCCGATTATTGATAAACCAACGATTCAATTTATTATCGAGGAAACGGCAGCGGCTGGAATCGAGGAGATTCTGATTGTCACCGGCAAAGGGAAGAAGGTTATCGAGGATCATTTTGATTCCGCACATGAGCTTGAATACTTCCTGGAACAGAAGGGAAAGTTCGAAGAGCTTCGCAAGGTGAGAGAGTTTGCTGGTCTTGCAGACATTCATTATATCCGCCAATCCGAGCCGAAAGGGCTGGGCCACGCGATTCATGTGGGCAGAAAGTTTGTTGGGAGAGAGCCCTTTGCTGTTCTGCTTGGAGATACCTTCTTCGAGTCAGAGCCTCCGGCACTGAAGCAGTTGATCGAAGGCTTCGACAGATTCCAGACTTCCATTCTGGGGGTTCAGACGGTTCCCGAAGATAAAGTATCCAAATACGGGATTGTAGATGCCAAGCCATTAATGGATGCTTTCGCCTATGTTACTCAATTAATCGAGAAGCCCCAGACAGGTGCGGCGCCTTCGCGTCTGGCGATGGTAGGGCGTTATATTCTTACGCCATCGATCTTTGATATTCTGGAAAATCAGCCACCCGGCGTAGGAGGTGAAATTCAGCTCACCGACGCGTTGAACAGGCTCCTGACCAAGGAAGCAGTCTATACTTGCGAGATCAATGGCCGCTGGCATGATGTTGGAGATCCGCTTGGCTATCTTAAGGCTATTCTCGCTATTACAAGGCATCGTGGAGATCTGAAGAATGATCTGCAAGAGGAGATAAACAGACTGCTGCAGGTTGACAATGATATCCCTAGTTCCGAACAATAG